Proteins from a genomic interval of Flammeovirgaceae bacterium SG7u.111:
- a CDS encoding FeoA family protein — translation MSRSAANLKIGESGIVSDFLEEGTAAKLIEMGLLPGSRLRLIRTAPLGSPLYIKLDNSSVALRKDEAAHILLT, via the coding sequence ATGAGTAGATCCGCTGCAAATTTAAAAATAGGCGAATCTGGCATCGTATCAGATTTTTTAGAAGAGGGCACTGCTGCCAAACTGATAGAAATGGGCCTTTTGCCGGGAAGTAGACTGAGGCTTATCCGCACTGCACCACTAGGGTCTCCTTTGTATATAAAGCTGGACAACAGTAGTGTTGCGCTCAGAAAAGACGAGGCTGCTCATATTTTGCTAACTTAA
- the mgrA gene encoding L-glyceraldehyde 3-phosphate reductase yields MDYKALDSRYEQMSYRKCGKWGLRLPAVSLGLWHNFGGVDVFEDGRAMCRRAFDIGITHFDLANNYGPPAGSAEENFGKIMEQDLKPYRDEMIISTKAGYYMWPGPYGEWGSRKNLLASLDQSLKRMKLEYVDIFYHHRPDPDTPLEETMMALDHAVRQGKALYVGVSNYPAPLAAEASKILKELGTPCLIHQPKYSMFERWVEDGLLDTLEQEGIGCIPFSPLAQGLLTNKYLNGIPEGSRASKSWSFLKPEQVAPALGKVKKLNEIALERGQSLAQMALAWILKDPRVTSVLVGASSVQQLDNSVAALKNLQFDQEELDAIESILAG; encoded by the coding sequence ATGGATTACAAAGCATTAGACAGTCGCTACGAGCAAATGAGTTATAGGAAATGTGGGAAGTGGGGCTTAAGGCTTCCCGCAGTTTCGTTGGGGCTTTGGCATAACTTCGGCGGGGTGGACGTCTTTGAGGATGGTAGGGCTATGTGTCGCCGGGCTTTTGATATAGGCATTACGCATTTCGACCTTGCCAATAATTATGGTCCGCCTGCAGGATCTGCCGAGGAGAATTTTGGTAAGATCATGGAGCAGGATTTAAAGCCTTATCGTGATGAAATGATCATCTCGACAAAAGCAGGTTATTATATGTGGCCAGGACCTTATGGCGAATGGGGAAGTCGCAAAAACTTGTTGGCAAGCCTTGATCAAAGCTTGAAAAGGATGAAGCTGGAGTATGTTGATATTTTTTATCACCATCGCCCAGACCCTGATACGCCGCTAGAGGAGACTATGATGGCTCTCGATCATGCTGTGAGGCAGGGAAAGGCGTTGTATGTTGGCGTCTCGAATTATCCGGCGCCACTGGCAGCCGAAGCCTCAAAAATTTTGAAAGAACTTGGTACCCCTTGCTTGATTCACCAACCTAAATATTCTATGTTCGAAAGGTGGGTGGAAGATGGCTTACTCGATACTTTGGAACAAGAGGGAATAGGTTGCATTCCTTTTTCTCCGCTAGCTCAAGGGCTTTTGACCAATAAGTACCTGAATGGAATTCCCGAAGGCTCGAGAGCAAGTAAGTCATGGAGTTTTTTGAAGCCTGAGCAAGTAGCTCCGGCGTTGGGAAAAGTGAAAAAACTGAATGAAATAGCGCTGGAAAGAGGGCAATCTTTGGCACAAATGGCGCTGGCTTGGATTCTGAAAGACCCAAGGGTTACGTCTGTCCTTGTAGGAGCTAGTTCTGTGCAGCAGCTAGACAATAGTGTAGCCGCATTGAAAAACTTGCAGTTTGACCAAGAAGAACTGGATGCTATTGAATCGATCTTAGCTGGATAA
- the dprA gene encoding DNA-processing protein DprA encodes MDSTKVYQVALGFLPGVGNVNSKQLVSYCGSAENVFKTPRKRLLQIPGVGEKLVDTILKKNVLNAAEEEVKRAERAGIKLLFYTDKNYPERMKRHMDTPQLLYFKGNSNLNAMKVVSVVGTRNSTNYGREIVERLMEELKAFEDILVVSGLAYGIDIIAHREALKNGLATVGVMANGIDKLYPSQHKATAQQMLENGGLLTENKFGTGPDAPLFPKRNRVIASMSDAVIVVEAAAKGGALITANIANSYGVDVFAYPGNVGNSFSEGCNSLLKRNLANVITGAEDLVYMLNWDVENTAPKKTEKSLDGLSEEEIAVMKLLRESEMQIDLLSFRSQVSLNRLASVLLKLEFDGFVKSLPGKKFKAVS; translated from the coding sequence ATGGATTCAACTAAAGTATATCAAGTAGCCTTGGGCTTTTTGCCAGGTGTGGGGAATGTAAATTCGAAACAACTGGTGAGCTACTGCGGGTCAGCGGAAAATGTATTTAAGACACCTAGAAAACGGTTGTTGCAAATCCCAGGTGTTGGTGAGAAGTTAGTGGATACGATCTTAAAGAAAAATGTGTTAAATGCTGCCGAAGAAGAAGTTAAAAGAGCAGAGAGAGCAGGTATAAAGCTACTTTTCTATACTGACAAAAACTATCCAGAACGGATGAAAAGACATATGGACACACCACAATTGCTTTATTTTAAGGGAAACTCTAATCTTAATGCTATGAAAGTGGTAAGCGTAGTTGGAACAAGAAATTCTACCAACTATGGGCGGGAAATAGTAGAGCGGCTAATGGAAGAACTGAAAGCATTTGAAGATATTTTGGTAGTGAGCGGCTTGGCTTATGGGATTGATATCATAGCGCATAGGGAAGCTCTTAAAAACGGACTGGCTACGGTTGGGGTGATGGCCAATGGCATAGATAAATTATACCCCAGCCAACATAAAGCTACAGCTCAGCAAATGCTGGAAAATGGTGGACTTTTGACGGAAAATAAATTCGGGACTGGACCCGATGCCCCACTTTTCCCCAAGCGGAACAGGGTGATAGCCAGTATGAGCGATGCGGTGATAGTAGTAGAGGCTGCGGCAAAAGGTGGAGCACTTATCACGGCGAATATTGCCAACTCGTACGGGGTGGATGTTTTTGCCTACCCCGGAAATGTTGGGAACAGCTTTTCGGAGGGCTGTAATAGCTTGCTCAAAAGAAACCTTGCCAATGTGATAACTGGAGCAGAAGACTTAGTGTATATGCTAAACTGGGACGTAGAAAATACTGCGCCCAAAAAGACTGAAAAAAGTTTAGATGGCTTGAGCGAGGAAGAAATTGCAGTGATGAAACTTTTGCGAGAAAGTGAGATGCAGATAGACTTGCTGAGCTTTCGATCTCAGGTTTCCCTCAATAGGCTGGCTTCGGTGCTACTCAAGCTCGAATTTGATGGTTTTGTAAAATCCTTGCCCGGAAAAAAGTTTAAAGCAGTGAGCTAA
- a CDS encoding M14 family metallopeptidase: MKFNWLDRLVFPLLAMIILVQCQPSESPQSASETDWETVFEKSKGLETVTYQQGIEYYKKLDEAFAEIKMLEMGETDSGEPLHLVLFSKDKSFDIGELKKAKKAFLLINNAIHPGETDGVDASMMLLRDVAQGKVLGEEMGNVVLAIIPFYNIGGALNRGNFSRANQIGPKEHGFRGNARNYDLNRDFIKNDTKNARSFAQLFHYVDPDFMIDTHVSNGADYQYTLTLISTQKEKLGGVLKDYQEEKLVPYLFDYMEENSSTITPYVNVHGGTPDNGFTQFPDWPRYSSGYVTLFNTIGFMSETHMLKPYPQRVEATYQLLKGLATVLARDRKEVIALRAATKEAVAKQKVFPVSWENDTSAFRMLQFKGYEGSMIESKIAPGQKRLFYDRSKPFTKEVKYFDTYKTAVEVTAPQAYIIPQGWHNVIGQLELNEVEMYQLESDSAIEVESYFIDEYKSYPRPYEGHFMHYNVKLRPEKQTITFRKGDYVVPVNQVNNRYIVETLEPEGVDSFFNWNYFDTILQQKEGYSSYVFEDIAFELLKTNKKMAEEFEKKKSEDSEFAASRRAQLNFIYQHSPFYEKEHMRYPVFRLL, translated from the coding sequence ATGAAATTCAACTGGTTAGACCGCTTGGTTTTCCCTCTTTTGGCAATGATTATTCTCGTGCAATGCCAACCTTCCGAATCGCCCCAATCTGCAAGTGAAACTGATTGGGAAACGGTTTTTGAAAAAAGCAAAGGGCTGGAAACCGTAACCTACCAACAAGGAATCGAATATTATAAAAAATTAGACGAGGCTTTTGCCGAAATAAAAATGCTGGAAATGGGCGAGACCGACTCAGGAGAACCTTTGCATTTAGTCTTGTTTTCCAAGGACAAAAGCTTCGATATCGGCGAACTCAAAAAAGCTAAAAAAGCCTTTTTGCTCATAAATAATGCCATCCACCCTGGGGAAACCGATGGGGTAGACGCTTCCATGATGCTCTTGCGTGACGTAGCTCAAGGAAAGGTTTTGGGTGAAGAAATGGGAAATGTGGTTTTGGCTATCATTCCATTTTACAACATAGGAGGGGCGCTGAACAGGGGTAACTTCAGCCGAGCCAACCAGATTGGACCTAAGGAGCACGGGTTCAGGGGAAATGCGAGGAACTATGATCTCAACAGGGATTTTATTAAAAATGATACGAAAAATGCTCGCTCATTTGCCCAACTGTTCCATTATGTAGACCCCGATTTTATGATAGATACCCACGTGAGCAATGGGGCGGACTATCAATACACGCTGACTCTTATTTCCACCCAAAAGGAAAAGCTTGGCGGCGTGCTTAAAGACTATCAGGAAGAAAAGCTAGTCCCTTACTTATTTGATTACATGGAGGAAAATTCATCTACCATCACTCCTTATGTAAATGTACACGGCGGTACCCCTGACAATGGTTTTACCCAATTTCCCGACTGGCCTCGCTATTCTTCGGGCTACGTCACGCTTTTCAACACAATAGGTTTTATGAGCGAAACCCACATGCTGAAACCTTATCCTCAGCGAGTGGAGGCAACTTATCAGTTATTAAAAGGCTTGGCAACTGTTTTGGCAAGAGATAGAAAAGAAGTAATTGCACTTAGGGCTGCAACAAAAGAAGCGGTGGCGAAGCAAAAGGTATTTCCTGTAAGTTGGGAAAACGATACTTCAGCTTTTCGCATGCTGCAGTTCAAAGGCTATGAGGGAAGTATGATAGAAAGCAAGATTGCACCGGGGCAAAAGAGGCTGTTTTATGATAGATCGAAGCCATTTACCAAGGAGGTAAAGTACTTCGATACATACAAAACAGCCGTAGAAGTTACAGCTCCACAGGCTTACATTATTCCCCAAGGCTGGCACAATGTCATTGGACAACTGGAACTTAACGAAGTAGAAATGTACCAGCTTGAAAGTGATTCGGCCATTGAAGTGGAAAGCTATTTTATTGACGAGTATAAATCTTACCCAAGACCTTACGAGGGGCATTTTATGCACTACAACGTTAAGCTTCGACCTGAAAAACAAACAATCACTTTCCGCAAGGGGGATTATGTAGTACCTGTAAACCAAGTCAACAACCGCTACATAGTGGAAACGTTAGAACCAGAAGGTGTGGATTCCTTTTTTAACTGGAATTATTTTGATACCATTTTGCAGCAAAAAGAAGGATATTCATCTTATGTGTTTGAAGACATCGCTTTTGAGCTGCTCAAGACCAACAAAAAAATGGCAGAGGAGTTTGAAAAGAAAAAAAGCGAAGATAGCGAGTTTGCAGCCAGCCGAAGAGCGCAACTCAATTTTATATATCAGCATTCGCCTTTTTACGAAAAGGAACATATGCGTTATCCAGTATTTAGGCTGTTATAA
- a CDS encoding FKBP-type peptidyl-prolyl cis-trans isomerase, which translates to MKHMKKVSFIFFSFLMVIASLANAQKKPSKKELIKQVAQMEALNTALQNSLDSIAALKNVYLDDEQHKISYSFGVSLASGMGEQGLLDSLDVDVMFKAFEDVQAGSPKITPADANAALEQYMMKVQMAKVEEMKAEGTKFLAENAKKEGVTTLPSGLQYIILEEGDGPMPAASDRVTTHYAGKLINGKEFDSSYKRGEPATFPVNGVISGWTEALQLMKTGSKWRLFIPSELGYGERGAGRDIPPYSVLIFEVELISIEGK; encoded by the coding sequence ATGAAACACATGAAAAAAGTTAGTTTTATATTTTTTAGCTTTTTGATGGTAATTGCTAGTTTAGCAAATGCTCAAAAGAAACCATCTAAAAAAGAACTTATCAAACAAGTAGCCCAAATGGAGGCACTCAATACCGCCTTACAAAACTCGCTCGATTCGATAGCTGCGCTCAAAAATGTATATCTCGATGATGAACAGCATAAAATCAGCTATTCATTTGGTGTTTCTTTGGCTTCGGGAATGGGCGAGCAAGGCTTGCTCGATTCGCTAGACGTAGATGTGATGTTCAAAGCTTTTGAAGATGTACAAGCTGGATCCCCTAAGATCACCCCTGCTGATGCCAATGCTGCCTTGGAGCAGTATATGATGAAAGTACAGATGGCAAAAGTAGAAGAGATGAAAGCAGAAGGAACTAAATTTTTAGCTGAAAATGCTAAAAAAGAAGGCGTAACTACCCTCCCTAGCGGTTTGCAATACATAATACTGGAAGAAGGCGATGGACCTATGCCCGCAGCCAGCGACAGAGTTACCACTCATTATGCAGGAAAATTGATCAACGGTAAAGAATTTGACAGCTCTTACAAAAGAGGCGAGCCAGCTACATTCCCTGTTAACGGCGTGATTTCTGGATGGACAGAAGCTTTGCAGCTGATGAAGACTGGTTCAAAATGGCGTTTGTTCATTCCATCGGAATTGGGCTATGGCGAAAGAGGAGCGGGAAGAGATATCCCTCCTTACTCTGTATTGATCTTTGAAGTAGAATTGATTTCTATAGAAGGAAAATAA
- a CDS encoding glycosyltransferase — MVQTIEWLGYFIILIHTGYWLLVSSFIYFWYKIPSFQNTGEGNPIYFSVVIPVRDEAKNILKLLADLQVQTHLSFEVIIIDDRSEDDTFSLVSSFISKAHFPLRIETNQLRFPSPKKSAIVQGIELAKGQFIVTTDGDCRVQESWLAHLSEFIQQKQAKLVSGGVVFESNHLFGKMQTVEMMSLIGAGAASLAAGSPSMCNGANLAFEKKTFFEVGGYAGNEHLASGDDEFLLHKIHKKHPYNVFFLKDKASAVSTAPLKSLQDFFHQRKRWAGKWSHYTSLAPKLLAIFIFTYHFSFIFLLAAPFFGLLSWNFSLSLIAIKLVLEFIYLGSLLLFYGKQKLSHLIFPLGMIYSFYAVIVGISSNFGGYTWKKRRF; from the coding sequence ATGGTTCAAACAATCGAATGGCTGGGTTATTTTATCATCCTTATCCATACAGGGTACTGGTTACTGGTCAGCTCGTTTATCTATTTTTGGTACAAAATCCCATCTTTTCAGAATACAGGAGAAGGGAATCCTATCTATTTTTCCGTGGTTATCCCCGTTAGGGACGAGGCAAAAAACATCCTAAAATTACTAGCCGACCTCCAAGTCCAAACTCACCTCAGTTTTGAGGTGATCATCATCGACGACCGATCAGAAGACGATACATTCTCCCTAGTCTCAAGTTTTATTTCCAAAGCACATTTCCCACTCCGCATAGAAACCAACCAGCTCCGCTTCCCTTCTCCTAAAAAATCTGCAATTGTTCAGGGAATTGAATTAGCCAAGGGCCAATTTATTGTTACAACCGATGGGGACTGCCGAGTTCAGGAAAGTTGGCTTGCCCACCTCAGTGAGTTTATCCAACAAAAACAGGCAAAACTTGTGAGTGGAGGGGTGGTTTTTGAAAGCAACCATCTCTTTGGAAAAATGCAAACAGTGGAAATGATGAGCCTGATAGGAGCTGGAGCAGCTAGCCTTGCGGCAGGAAGCCCAAGCATGTGCAACGGGGCAAACTTGGCTTTTGAAAAAAAGACTTTTTTCGAAGTGGGCGGCTATGCTGGCAACGAACACCTTGCCAGTGGGGACGATGAATTTTTGCTCCATAAAATCCACAAAAAACACCCCTACAACGTATTTTTCTTGAAAGACAAAGCTTCTGCCGTGAGTACCGCTCCCCTCAAAAGCCTTCAGGATTTTTTCCATCAACGCAAACGCTGGGCGGGAAAATGGTCACATTACACATCCCTTGCCCCAAAACTCCTCGCCATTTTTATTTTTACTTACCACTTTAGTTTCATCTTTCTTTTGGCAGCTCCCTTTTTTGGACTTTTATCATGGAATTTTAGCCTTTCGCTTATAGCGATAAAATTGGTGTTGGAATTTATTTACCTTGGCAGCCTATTACTTTTTTATGGCAAACAAAAACTCTCTCACTTGATATTCCCCTTGGGCATGATCTATTCCTTCTATGCCGTAATTGTCGGGATAAGTAGTAATTTTGGTGGTTATACTTGGAAAAAAAGGCGTTTTTAG
- a CDS encoding transporter: protein MSDIEFDVLDELYFVTPFEKLLEELTVKDEELKTCLLGLLEKKWVKCFKSMDEEAPEHKLDFDNKYKTYAYLATKEGLLAHNRL from the coding sequence ATGTCTGATATTGAATTTGATGTACTGGACGAACTTTATTTCGTCACTCCTTTTGAGAAACTGCTGGAAGAATTGACTGTAAAAGATGAAGAATTGAAAACATGCCTACTGGGTTTGTTGGAAAAAAAGTGGGTAAAATGTTTTAAATCAATGGATGAAGAAGCTCCAGAACATAAGCTAGATTTTGATAATAAATATAAAACCTATGCCTATTTGGCCACCAAAGAGGGCCTCCTCGCACATAACAGGCTGTGA